The following DNA comes from Streptomyces globosus.
CCCCTCCGCGGGCACCGCCGCCAGCGGCCCCGCGGGCGGGAAGAAGGACGAGAAGCCGGAGCGGATCGCCAGCCTCTGGTCCGACGCCTGGCGCGACCTGCGCAGCAACCCGATCTTCCTGATCGGCGCCTTCCTCGTCTTCTGCATGCTCGTGCTCTCCGCCGTGCCCGGCTGGTTCACCTCCGGCACCCCGTTCGCGGCGAACGCCTGCACCCTGCAGAACTCCCTGAAGCCGCCGACCGGCGAGAACTGGTTCGGCTTCGACGTCCAGGGCTGCGACATCTACACCCGCACCATCTGGGCCGCCCGCAACTCCGTCATCGTCGGTGTCGTGACCACCACCCTGGTCCTCACCGTCGGCGGCGCGCTCGGCCTGCTCGCCGGCTGGCTCGGCGGCCTCGTGGACAGCATCCTGTCCCGCATCACCGAGATCTTCTTCGCGATCCCGCTCCTCCTCGGCGGCATGCTGATCATGTCCGGCCGCGAGGGCAACGCCTGGACGGTCTCGGCGGTCCTCGCCACCCTGGGCTGGCCGCAGATCTTCCGCATCATGCGGTCGTCGGTGCTGCAGCACAAGAACAACGACTACGTCGTGGCGGCCCGCGCCCTCGGCGCGAGCACCATGCGCATCACGCTGCGGCACATCCTCCCGAACGCGGTGGCCCCCGTCATCGTGATCGGCGCGATCAGCCTCGGCGTGTACATCGGCGCGGAGGCGGCCCTGTCCTACCTCGGCATCGGCGTCCAGCCCCCGGAGATCTCCTGGGGCCTGATGATCAGCGACGCCAAGGACCGCTTCCTGCAGGCCCCGCACGTCCTGCTGTTCCCGGCCGCCGCCCTGAGCATCACCGTGCTCGCGTTCATCATGGTCGGCGACGCGGTCCGCGACGCCCTCGACCCGAAGCTGCGCTGAGGAAGGGCGTACGTTGACCAGCAACGACAAGACCACGAACGTCCCGGCGCCGCGCGCCGCGAGCGAGGGCACCCCCCTCCTCGAAGTGCGCGACCTGCACGTTGAGTTCCACACCCGCGACGGCGTCGCCAAGGCCGTCAACGGAGTCTCCTACTCCGTGGACGCCGGCGAGACCCTCGCCGTCCTCGGCGAGTCCGGCTCCGGCAAGTCCGTGACGGCGCAGGCCATCATGGGCATCCTCGACATGCCGCCCGGCAAGATCCCCTCCGGCGAGATCCTCTTCCGGGGCCAGGACCTGCTGAAGCTCCCGGCGGACGAGTACCGCAAGATCCGCGGCTCGAAGATCGCGATGATCTTCCAGGACGCGCTCTCCTCGCTGAACCCGGTGCACACCGTCGGCGCCCAGCTCGGGGAGATGTTCCGCGTCCACCGCGGCATGTCGAAGAAGGACTCGCTCGCCAAGGCCGTCGAACTGATGGACCGGGTGAAGATCCCCGCCGCCAAGGCGCGCGTGGGCGACTACCCGCACCAGTTCTCCGGCGGCATGCGCCAGCGCATCATGATCGCCATGGCGATGGCCCTGGAGCCCGACCTGATCATCGCCGACGAGCCGACCACGGCCCTCGACGTGACGGTCCAGGCCCAGGTCATGGACCTCCTCGCGGAACTCCAGCGCGAGATGAACATGGGCCTGATCCTGATCACCCACGACCTCGGCGTCGTCGCCGACGTCGCGGACAAGATCGCCGTCATGTACGGCGGCCGGATCGTCGAGACCGCCCCGGTCCACGAGATCTACAAGCGCCCCGCGCACCCGTACACCCGCGGCCTGCTCGACTCGATCCCGCGCCTGGACCTCAAGGGCCAGGAGCTGTACGCGATCAAGGGCCTGCCGCCCAACCTGCTGAACATCCCCTCGGGCTGCGCCTTCAACCCGCGCTGCCCGAAGGCGCAGGACGTCTGCCGCACCGACGTTCCGGTCCTGCACCGGGTGACCGAGCAGGACGGCACCGAGCTGCCGGGCCGCGGCAGCGCGTGCCACTTCTGGAAGGAGCAGATCCATGGCTGACCTCACCAAGGGCGAGCGCGAGCCGATCCTCCAGGTGCGCAACCTGGTCAAGCACTTCCCGCTGACCCAGGGCATCCTCTTCAAGAAGCAGGTCGGCGCGGTCAAGGCCGTCGACGGCGTCTCCTTCGACCTCTACCAGGGCGAGACCCTGGGCATCGTCGGCGAGTCCGGCTGCGGCAAGTCCACCGTCGCCAAGCTGCTGATGAGCCTGGAGCGCGCCACCTCCGGCGAGGTGTTCTACAAGGGCCAGGACATCACCAAGCTGTCCGGCCGCGCCCTCAAGGCCGTCCGCCGCAACATCCAGATGGTCTTCCAGGACCCGTACACCTCGCTGAACCCGCGCATGACGGTCGGCGACATCATCGGGGAGCCCTTCGAGATCCACCCCGAGGTGGCCCCGAAGGGCGACCGGCGCCGCAAGGTCCAGGAACTCCTGGACGTCGTCGGTCTGAACCCCGAGTACATCAACCGCTACCCGCACCAGTTCTCCGGCGGCCAGCGCCAGCGCATCGGCATCGCCCGCGGCCTCGCGCTCAACCCGGAGATCATCATCTGCGACGAGCCGGTCTCCGCGCTCGACGTGTCGGTGCAGGCGCAGGTCGTCAACCTGATGGAGAAGCTCCAGGACGAGTTCAACCTGTCGTACGTGTTCATCGCGCACGACCTGTCGATCGTCCGGCACATCTCCGACCGCGTCGGCGTGATGTACCTCGGCAAGATGGCCGAGATCGGCACCGACAACGAGATCTACGACCACCCGACGCACCCCTACACCCAGGCGCTGCTGTCGGCGGTCCCGGTCCCGGACCCGGAGGCCCGCGAAGGCCGCGAGCGGATCATCCTGACCGGCGACGTCCCGTCCCCGGCCAACCCGCCGTCGGGCTGCCGCTTCCGCACCCGCTGCTGGAAGGCGCAGGACATCTGCTCCACCGAGCAGCCGCTGCTCGCCGTCCCCGAGCGCTACCAGGGCCAGAACACCCTCGCGGCGCACGAGTCGGCCTGCCACTTCGCGGAGGAGCGGGCGGTCCTCGCCGTCTGACCTCCACCGCACCAGCGGACGCACCCGAGGGGCGCCCGGCACCGGACACGTCCGGAGCCGGGCGCCCCCGGCGTTCCCCCGCCCCGGGAAAACGCGTTGCGGCGCGCGGGCGCCTCGCGGACAGTGGCCCGATGACCGACGTGATCACCGTGCGCCCCACCGGACCGGGGGACGCGGCCGACATCTGCGCCCTGCTCAATGCCGTCGACGAGATCGAGATAGGCAGGCCCGAGACCGACCTGGCCTCCGTCGAAGCCGACCTCAACCATCCCGGCGTGGACCTCTCCACGGACTCCTGGCTCGCCTTCCAGGACGGCCGGCTCGTCGGATACGGCATGGTCTGGGCCGACTCCGGGCCCGGGCGCGCGGACTGCGACCACTACGTGCTGCCCGGCCGCGACGCAGCGGCCACCGCCCTCTTCGAGCGGATCGAGGACCGCGCCCGCGAGATGGCCGCCGGGGCCCCGCAGGGCCGGCTGCGGCTCCAGCTCAACCGCGCCCCCACCCTGGACCTCGGCCTGCTGGCCGGCCGCGGCTACCGCACGATCCGCCACTACCAGGTGATGACCCGCGCCCTCGACCCGGCCGCCGACCTGCCGCCCGCCCCGCCCGCAGGGCTCACCCTGCGGCACTGCGGCAGCGACCCGGCCGACCCGGCCCGCGCCCACGCCCTCGTCGAGGAGTCTTTCGCCGCCCACTTCGGGCATGTGGACCGCCCGTACGAGAACTGGCTCGACCACATCGACGGCCGCCGCCTCGACTGGTCCCTGGTGTGGATCGCGAGCCTGCCCGGCCACGGCGACGCCGCCGTCCTCCTCACCCGCGACGACCGCGCGAGCATGGCCTGGGTCAGCCACCTCGGCGTCCGCAAGGAGGTGCGCGGCCGCGGCATCGGCGGGTACCTGCTGCGCCACGCCTTCGCGGCCTACGCGGCCCGCGGCCGGGACACCCTCGGCCTCGGCGTCGACACCCGCAACGCGACCGGGGCGCTCGGCCTGTACGAGGCCCACGGCATGCGGCTGCACTACGCGGTGGACACCTGGGAGCTGCCCTTGCACCCGCTCGGGTGACAGCGGCTTTCCCCACGGGTGCAATCGGCCGAGCCGGGCGTGCGCCGGCACCCACATGGGGGGACATTGGCCCCGAAGCGAGTCCCGGGAGCCAGTAGGAGGCACTCCATGCGCGGAGCCACGCACGCCAGGTGGGCCGCAGCCGCGGTGGCCGTCGCCCTCGCGGCGACGGCCTGCGGCGGCGGCAGCGACAGCGGCGGCGAGGCGGGCATCGTCAGCTCCTCGTGGGGTGATCCGCAGAACCCGCTGGAGCCGGCCAACACCAACGAGGTGCAGGGCGGCAAGGTCCTCGACATGCTCTTCCGCGGGCTCGTGCGCTACGACCCGGCGACCGGCGAGGCGCAGAACATGCTGGCCGAGCGGATCGAGACGCAGGACAGCCAGAACTTCACCGTCACCCTGAAGGACGGCTGGACCTTCAGCAACGGCGAGCCCGTCACCGCCCAGTCCTTCGTGGACGCCTGGAACTACGGGGCGGACGTCCGCAACAAGCAGAACAACGCCCCGTTCTTCTCGGACATCGCCGGCTACGACGACGTCCACCCCTCCTCCGGCGACCCCACCGCCACGGCGATGAAGGGGCTGGTCGTCAAGGACGCCAAGACCTTCACCGTCGCGCTGGACAAGAAGTTCTCCACCTGGCCCGACACCCTCGGCTACCAGGCCTTCTCCCCGCTGCCGAAGGCCTTCTTCACCGACCACGCCGCATGGCTGGACAAGCCCGTCGGCAACGGCCCGTACACGGTGGACTCCTACACCAAGGGCACCGGGATGAAGCTGCGCCGGTGGGACGGCTACCCCGGCGAGGACAAGGCCGTCAACGACGGCGTCGACCTCAAGGTCTACACCGACAACAACACCGCCTACACGGACCTGATCTCCGGCAACCTCGACCTCGTCGACGACATCCCCGCCCAGCAGCTGAAGAACGTCAAGAACGACCTCGGCGACCGGTACATCAACCAGCCCGCCCTGATCATCCAGACCCTCACCTTCCCGCTGTACGACCCGCAGTGGAGCAAGCCCGGCATGGAGAAGGTCCGCCGCGGCATCTCCATGGCCATCAACCGCGACGAGATCACCCGGCAGATCTTCCGGGAGACCCGCACCCCCGCCAAGGACTGGACCTCCCCCGCCCTCGGCGAGAAGGGCGGCTTCAACCCGGCCCTGTGCGGCGACGCCTGCACCTACGACCCGGCCGCGGCCAAGCAGCTGATCCAGGAGGGCGGCGGCCTGCCCGGCGGCAAGGTCACCCTCACGTCGAACGTGGACACCGGATCGCACCGCGACTGGATGGACGCCGTCTGCAACAGCATCAACAACGCCCTCGGCGAGGGCCCCGTGTGCACGGTCAACCCGGTCGGCACGTTCGCCGACTTCCGCAACCAGCAGAGCTCCTACAAGCTGACGGGCCCCTTCCGCTCGGGCTGGCAGGCGGACTACCCGCTGATCCAGAACTTCCTCCAGCCGCTCTACTACACGGGCGCCTCCTCCAACTACGGCAAGTTCAGCGACCCGCAGTTCGACAAGCTGGTCGACGAGGCCAACCAGGAGGCCGACCCGGCGCAGGCCATCGCCAAGTTCCAGGACGCGGAGAAGATCCTCGCCGCGCAGATGCCGTCCATCCCGCTCTGGTACCAGAACGGCAGCGCCGGGTACGCCGAGCGCCTCTCGGACGTCGCGCTCAACCAGTTCAGCGTCCCCGTCTACAACCGGATCAAGGTCAGCTGACCCGCCCGGCGGACACACCGGCCCACCCACCCCCCGGAGCAGTCCATGGGACGTTACGTGATCCGGCGGCTGCTCCAGATGATCCCGGTGTTCATCGGCAGCACGTTCCTGATCTTCATCATGGTGTACGCGCTCGGCGACCCGGTCGCCGCGCTGTTCGGCGACAAGGCCCCCGACCCGGCGACCGCCGCCCGCATCCGCAAGGACCTCTACCTCGACCGGCCGCTGTGGGAGCAGTACCTGCACTACATGGGCCAGATCTTCCAGGGCGACTTCGGCACCGCCTTCAACGGCCAGCCGGTCACCGAGCTGATGGCCTCGGCGTTCCCCGTCACCCTGCGCCTGACGCTCGTCGCCATCACGATCGAGATCGTCGTCGGCATCACCCTCGGCGTGGTCAGCGGACTGCGCCGGGGCCGGACCATCGACACCACCCTGCTGGTCCTGACCCTCGTCGTCATCTCCGTGCCGACCTTCGTCACCGGCTACCTGCTGCAGTACCTGCTGGGCGTCAAATGGGGCTGGGTCCGGCCCACCGTCTCCCCGGACGCCCCCCTGAACGAGCTGATCCTGCCCGGCATCGTCCTCGCGCTCGTCTCCCTCGCCTACGTCACCCGCCTCTCGCGCACCTCCATCGCCGAGAACACGAAGGCCGACTACGTCCGCACCGCCGTGGCCAAGGGCCTGCCCCGCCACCGGGTCATCACCCGCCACCTGCTGCGCAACTCGCTCATCCCCGTCGTCACCTTCATCGGCACCGACATCGGCGCCCTCATGGGCGGCGCGATCGTCACCGAACGGATCTTCAACATCCACGGCGTCGGCTACCAGCTCTACCAGGGCATCCTGCGCAACAACTCCCCGACCGTCGTCGGCTTCGTCACCATCCTCGTCATCGTCTTCCTGCTGGCGAACCTGCTCGTCGACCTGCTCTACGCGGTCCTGGACCCGAGGATCCGCTATGCCTGAGCCGTACGACCCGCTGCAGCCCGGCGACAAGGAAGCCATCGCACCCACCGGAGCGGGCGGCGCCATGGACCTGGCCCTCGAAGAAGCGGAAAGCCTGGAGAAGCCCCTCGGAGGCGGCCCCGGCTCACCCGGACCCGGCACGAAGGCCCGCTCCCTGTGGTCCGACGCCTGGCACCAGCTGCGCCGCAACCCCGTCTTCGTCGTCTCCGCCCTGCTGATCGCCTTCCTCGTCGTCATCGCGATCTGGCCGCAGCTCATCGCGAGCGGCGACCCCCTGCAGTGCGACCTGTCCAAATCGCAGCAGGGATCCGCCCCCGGCCACCCCTTCGGCTACGACACCCAGGGCTGCGACGTCTACACCCGGACCGTGTACGGCGCCCGCGCCTCCATCACCGTCGGCGTCTGCGCCACCCTCGGCGCCGCCCTGCTCGGCTCGCTGCTCGGCGGCCTCGCCGGCTTCTTCGGAGGCTGGGGCGACGCGACGCTCTCCCGCGTCGCCGACATCTTCTTCGGCATCCCCGTCATCCTCGGCGGCCTGGTCTTCCTGTCCGTGGTCACCAGCACCACCGTCTGGCCGGTCGTCGGCTTCATCGTGCTCCTCGGCTGGCCGCAGATCGCCCGCATCGCCCGCGGCTCCGTCATCACCGCCAAACAGAACGACTACGTCCAGGCCGCCAGGGCGCTCGGCGCCGGCAACACCCGGCTGCTGCTGCGGCACGTCGCACCCAACGCCGTTGCGCCCGTCATCGTCGTCGCCACCATCGCGCTCGGCACGTACATCGCCCTGGAGGCCACCCTGTCCTTCCTCGGCGTGGGCCTGCGCCCGCCGACCGTCTCCTGGGGCATCGACATCTCCAACGCGGCCTCGCAGATCCGCAACGCCCCGCACATGCTGCTCTGGCCGGCCGGCGCGCTCAGCATCACCGTCCTGGCGTTCATCATGCTCGGCGACGCGGTGCGCGACGCCCTCGACCCCAAGCTGCGCTGAGGAGTGCTGGCCCCATGCTGCTCGAAGTCCGCGACCTCCACGTGGAGTTCCGCACCCGCGACGGCGTCGCCAAGGCCGTCAACGGCGTGAACTACTCCGTCGACGAAGGGGAGACGCTCGCCGTGCTCGGCGAGTCCGGCTCCGGGAAGTCCGTGACCGCCCAGGCGGTCATGGGCATCCTCGACGTGCCGCCCGGCCGCATCGCAGGCGGCGAGATCCTCTTCCAGGGCCGCGACCTGCTGCGGATGAAGGAGGACGAGCGGCGCCGGGTCCGCGGCGCCAGGATGGCGATGATCTTCCAGGACGCGCTGTCCGCGCTGAACCCGGTCCTCACCGTGGGCGCGCAGCTCGGCGAGATGTTCGAGGTGCACCGCGGGATGTCCCGCAAGGACTCCCGGGCGCGCGCCGTGGAGCTGATGGACCGGGTGCGGATCCCGGCGGCCCGGCAGCGCGCGGGGGACTACCCGCACCAGTTCTCCGGCGGCATGCGCCAGCGCATCATGATCGCGATGGCCCTCGCCCTGGAGCCCTCCCTGATCATCGCGGACGAGCCGACGACCGCCCTGGACGTGACGGTCCAGGCCCAGGTCATGGACCTCCTCGCGGAGCTGCAGCGCGAGCTGAACATGGGCCTGATCCTGATCACCCACGACCTCGGCGTCGTCGCCGACGTCGCGGACAAGATCGCTGTCATGTACGCGGGCCGGATCGTCGAGGCGGCACCCGTCCACGAGCTGTACCGGGCGCCCGCGCACCCGTACACGCGCGGCCTGCTCGACTCCATCCCGCGCCTGGACCAGATGGGCCAGGAGCTGTACGCCATCAAGGGCCTGCCGCCCAACCTCACGGCCATCCCGCCCGGCTGCGCCTTCAACCCGCGCTGCCCCATGGCCCAGGCGATCTGCCGCACCGACGTCCCGCCGCTGTACCCGGTCACCGGTACGCCCGCGCGCCGGACGAGCGCCTGCCACTTCTGGAAGGAGTGCCTCGGTGGCTGAGCCGATCCTGGAGGTCCGCGACCTCGTCAAGCACTACCCGCTGACCCGCGGCATCCTCTTCAAGAAGCAGATCGGCGCGGTCAAGGCGGTCGACGGGGTCTCCTTCGGCCTGGCCCGCGGCGAGACCCTCGGCATCGTCGGCGAGTCCGGCTGCGGCAAGTCGACCGTCGCGCGGATGCTGGTCAACCTGGAGCGCCCGACGGCCGGCGCGATCTCGTACAAGGGCGAGGACATCACGAAGCTGTCCGGCCGGGCGCTCAAAGCCGTCCGCCGCAACATCCAGATGGTCTTCCAGGACCCGTACACCTCGCTGAACCCGCGCATGACGGTTGGCGACATCATCGGGGAGCCCTTCGAGATCCACCCCGAGGCGGCCCCCAAGGGCGACCGGCGCCGCAGGGTGCAGGAGCTGCTGGACGTCGTCGGGCTCAACCCCGAGTACGTCAACCGCTACCCGCACCAGTTCTCCGGCGGCCAGCGCCAGCGCATCGGCATCGCCCGCGGCCTCGCCCTGCGGCCGGAGGTGATCGTGGCCGACGAGCCGGTCTCCGCGCTCGACGTGTCGGTGCAGGCGCAGGTCGTCAACCTGCTGGAGCGGCTCCAGGACGAGTTCGACCTGAGCTACGTCTTCATCGCGCACGACCTGTCGATCGTCCGCCACATCTCCGACCGCGTCGGCGTGATGTACCTGGGGCGGGTCGTGGAGACCGGGACGGACGCGGAGATCTACGACCACCCGACGCACCCGTACACGCAGGCGCTGCTGTCGGCCGTCCCGGTGCCGGACCCGCAGGCCCGCGCGCACCGGGAGCGGATCATCCTCACCGGGGACGTGCCCTCGCCGGCGAACCCGCCGTCGGGCTGCCGCTTCCGCACCCGCTGCTGGAAGGCGCAGCAGCGGTGCGCCGACGAGGTGCCGCTGCTGGCGGTGCCGCAGGCCTTCCCCGAGGGGCCGGCGGCGCACCCGTCGGCCTGTCACTTCGCCGCCGAGAAGCACGTCGTGCCGGCGGAGGGCGAGCTGCCCCCGCCCCCGCCGCCGCCGGGGCCGCTGCACGGCGGCTAGGCCCTGTCGGGCCGCAACCGGTTCCCGCACCGATCATTTCCAGCCACCGAGATGGTTTCGCCGCGTGGCGGCGGCACCCTCTCCGATACCCCGGCGCCCCTGCCGCGGCTGCCCCAATTCGCTTGCCAACAAGGCGAATCGGTGGCATCTGTCATGAGATGCGGGCGTCTCCGTGCGGATGCCGGGCGGCCGTGCGGGCACCGGCAACCGGCCGAGCCGGCGTACGCGCCCCGCGCGCGGCCGTCCCCGTGACCCTGCGCATGCGCGGGGTGCGCCCCTCGTGCTGCCGGAATTCGATCGATGCGCTGGTACGGATAGTTATGATCCGTAGCGCACGGTGGGTATGACTCCGCCGAGCACTGAGTACGAGTACGCGTACCGATGTCCGCTCGACGTGGAGGTGAAACGCCGTGGCACTCTCGATCTCGGCCGTGGTGCTGCTGGCGATCGTCGTCTTCCTGCTGGTCCGGCGATCGGGCCTGAAGGCGGGACACGCCGCCGTCTGTGTGCTCCTCGGCTTCTACCTGGCGAGCTCGACCATCGCGCCGACGCTCACCCAGCTCACCTCGAACGTGGCCAGCATGATCAGCGGTCTCAAGCTCTGAAGCCCCGGGCCGCCGGTCACCGCACTACGCTTGGCCCCATGAACGGTCTTCCCGCCCGTCGTCTGCTCCTCGTGCACGCACACCCGGACGACGAGTCGATCAACAACGGCCTCACCATGGCCAAGTACGCGGCCGAGGGTGCCCACGTCGCTCTGGTGACCTGCACCCTCGGAGAGGAGGGGGAGGTCATCCCGCCCTCCCTCGCCCACCTGGCGGCCGACCGCGACGACGCCCTGGGCGCCCACCGCACCGGCGAACTCGCCGCCGCGATGGCCGAACTGGGCGTCACCGACCACCGGTTCCTCGGCGGCCCCGGCCGCTTCCGCGACTCCGGGATGATGGGCCTGCCCCAGAACAGCCGGCCCGGCTCCTTCTGGTCCGCGGACGTGGACGAGGCCGCCGCACACCTCGTCGAGGTCATCCGGGAGCTGCGCCCGCAGGTCCTCGTCACCTACGACCCGGACGGCGGGTACGGCCACCCGGACCACATCCAGGCCCACCGCGTCGCCATGCGCGCCGCCGAACTCGCCGCCGAGGGCGCGTACCGGCGCGACCTGGGCGAGCCGCACCGGATCGGGAAGGTCTACTGGAACCGGGTGCCGCGCTCCGCGGTCGAGGAAGGCTTCGCGCGGCTGCGGGAGGCGGGGGAGAAGGTGCCGTTCCCCGGAGTGGCCTCGCCCGAGGACGTCCCCGGCGTCGTGCCCGACGAGCGCATCACCGCCGAAATCACCGCGGACGAGCGCTTCGTCGCCGCCAAGGCGGCCGCGATGCGCGCGCACGCCACCCAGATCGCCGTGGACGGCCCCTTCTTCGCGCTCTCCAACGACCTGGCGCAGCCGCTGTTCGCGCAGGAGTTCTACGAGCTGGTGCAGGGCGCCCCGGGCGCCGGCCCCGGCGGGCGCGAGCACGACCTCTTCGCGGGAGTCGAGGCGTGACCCGGCCCTGGACCGCCGGCCGGATCGCGCTGCTGGCCGGGCTGTTGGTGCTCGGCGCGGTGGTCGGCCTGGCCGGCTGGCTCGTCGTCGACCTGTGGTTCCCGGGCGGGCTGGTGCTCGCGGTGCTGGCCGCCTTCGGCCTGTTCCTCGGCGGCAGGATCGCCGACGGCAGCGGCCTCGGGGTGGGCGCCGGCGCGGTCGGCTGGTTCCTCGCGTACGTGGTGGTCGGCACCCCGCGCCCCGAAGGGGACTTCCTGCTCGGTTCGTCCGGAATCGCCATGTACGCCTACCTTTTGGGCGGCACGGTGGCCGCTGTGATCTGTGCCACGCTCTCCGGTCCGCTTCACCGCCCCGTTCAGGCCGCCCCGTCCGCGGAGTGACGTGCCGTTGAACTCGGTCGCGGTGTCAGTTGCGGGCCGTTGGGCGGCCTGCGGGGCGGCCCGCGCCGGGGGCTTGGGGAAGATGAAGGGGAACCTGGGATTCCACCAGCTCAGTTGCTTCCGTGCCGCGGACAGTATGGTGGTCGGGCCGCCGAGCTGCCCGAGCATGCAACGACGGGCGGCGGAGCCAACCGGGAGAACCTGCCTTGAGTCGTGAAACCGACAGTCCGTCCACCGGGCCCCAGGGGGGCGGTGGAGCCGCCTACCCCTCGGGCACGCAGCCGTACGGATCCGGCCAGTACCCGTCCACGGACCCAGCGGCGACTGCCTCGGAGGAGAACTCTGTGACCTCGAACCCGTCCACGCCCGACACCGACGGGCCGAAGACCGAGACCACCCTGACGACCCGGATCCGGATCAACATCCCGGGTTCGCGGCCGATCCCGCCGGTGGTCGTGCGCAAGCCCGTCGCCGAAGCGGAGGCGGAGGCCGAGGCCGCCGCGGCCCCGGCCGACCGGCCCCGCGCCGAGCCCGAGCCGCCGCGGGCGTCCGCGCCGGCCGCGCCGCCCGCGCCCGCGCCCGCGGCGCCTGAGCCGGCGGCCGAGCCGGAGGCGCAGGCGAACAACTGGTTCGCCCCGCGCAAGCCGCCCCAGGCGGCCGCAGCCTCCACCGCCGCCCCGGCGGCCCCCGCGCTGCCGAAGCGCGCCCCCGCCGCGGAGGGCCCCGCTCCCGCGCTGCCCGCGCGCACCCCGGCCGCCCCCGAACCGCTGCCGGTCCGCACCCCCGCCCCGCCCGTGCGCGGCGGTGCCCCGGGTGCCGGCTTCGCCCCGCCCGCCGCCCCCGCGGCCGGCGGCGCCCCCCAGGGCTTCGCCCCGCCGCCGCCCGCCCCGGCCGGCCCCGGCTTCGCCGGCCCGCCGGTCCCGCCGCCGACAGGGCCCGGCGCCGGCGTCGGCGCCACGCAGGGCTTCCCCGCCTTCCCCGGCGATGGCGGACCCGCCGCCGAGCCCTTCCCCGGCGACGGCGGCCCCGCGACCGAGCCGTTCCCCGCTTTCGGCGCCCCCGAGGGCCCCGGCCGCCCGGCCGGCCCCACCGGCGGCCCCGCCCTCGGGTCCTTCCCCGTCGACGGCCCGCGCCCCGACGCCTCCCCGCACTGGCCCGGCCCCGACACGGGTGCCGCTCCGCGCACCCCGGTCCCGCCGCCCGGTCCCGCCGCCCCGTCCGGCCCGGCCGCGCCGGCCGGCGCCGCGGCTCCCCGCGCCCCGCAGCCGTCCGCCGACCGGCCTGTGGCGCCCCGGCCCGCCAAGGCGGCCGCGCCGAAGCCGACGAAGGTCGCCAAGGCCCGCTCGAAGCTGGTCCTGCTCGGCGGCGGCGCCGTCTCCCTCATTGCCGTGGCGTACGGAGCTGGCCTGCTGCTGAACCACTCGGACGTCCCCAAGGGCACCACCGTCCTCGGCGTCGACATCAGCGGCAGCCGCGACGAGGCCGTCGCCAAGCTCCAGACGGCATTCGGCAACCGCGCGGCCACGCCGCTCCAGCTCACCGTCGCCGGCAAGCCGGTCGAGCTGAAGCCGGAGAAGGCCGGCCTGAGCCTGGACGCCCAGACCACCGTCCGCAACGCCGCGGGCAGCGACTACAACCCGGTCACCGTCATCGGCTCGCTCCTCGGCAACGAGCGCGTCGCCGACCCGGTCATGCCGGTCGACGAGGAGAAGCTCCAGGTCGCCCTGCAGGAGCTGGCGGGCACCGCCGGCACCGTCACCGAGGGCACCATCAAGTTCGACACGGGCAAGGCCGTCGCCGTCCCCGGCAAGGCCGGCACCACCCTCGACACGGGCGCCTCCGCCGAGCTCGTCACCAAGGCGTTCCGCGACATGGTCGCCACCGGTTCGGCCGCCGCCGTCGAACTCCCGGTCACGACCAAGGAGCCGGCCGTGAACCAGGCCGAACTCGACCGGGCCATGAAGGAGTTCGCCGAGCCCGCCATGTCCGGCATCGCCACCGTCAAGGCCGGGCCCAAGTCCATCCCGTTCGGCCCCAAGTC
Coding sequences within:
- a CDS encoding ABC transporter permease — its product is MGRYVIRRLLQMIPVFIGSTFLIFIMVYALGDPVAALFGDKAPDPATAARIRKDLYLDRPLWEQYLHYMGQIFQGDFGTAFNGQPVTELMASAFPVTLRLTLVAITIEIVVGITLGVVSGLRRGRTIDTTLLVLTLVVISVPTFVTGYLLQYLLGVKWGWVRPTVSPDAPLNELILPGIVLALVSLAYVTRLSRTSIAENTKADYVRTAVAKGLPRHRVITRHLLRNSLIPVVTFIGTDIGALMGGAIVTERIFNIHGVGYQLYQGILRNNSPTVVGFVTILVIVFLLANLLVDLLYAVLDPRIRYA
- a CDS encoding ABC transporter permease, coding for MPEPYDPLQPGDKEAIAPTGAGGAMDLALEEAESLEKPLGGGPGSPGPGTKARSLWSDAWHQLRRNPVFVVSALLIAFLVVIAIWPQLIASGDPLQCDLSKSQQGSAPGHPFGYDTQGCDVYTRTVYGARASITVGVCATLGAALLGSLLGGLAGFFGGWGDATLSRVADIFFGIPVILGGLVFLSVVTSTTVWPVVGFIVLLGWPQIARIARGSVITAKQNDYVQAARALGAGNTRLLLRHVAPNAVAPVIVVATIALGTYIALEATLSFLGVGLRPPTVSWGIDISNAASQIRNAPHMLLWPAGALSITVLAFIMLGDAVRDALDPKLR
- a CDS encoding ABC transporter ATP-binding protein, producing the protein MLLEVRDLHVEFRTRDGVAKAVNGVNYSVDEGETLAVLGESGSGKSVTAQAVMGILDVPPGRIAGGEILFQGRDLLRMKEDERRRVRGARMAMIFQDALSALNPVLTVGAQLGEMFEVHRGMSRKDSRARAVELMDRVRIPAARQRAGDYPHQFSGGMRQRIMIAMALALEPSLIIADEPTTALDVTVQAQVMDLLAELQRELNMGLILITHDLGVVADVADKIAVMYAGRIVEAAPVHELYRAPAHPYTRGLLDSIPRLDQMGQELYAIKGLPPNLTAIPPGCAFNPRCPMAQAICRTDVPPLYPVTGTPARRTSACHFWKECLGG
- a CDS encoding ABC transporter ATP-binding protein, whose product is MAEPILEVRDLVKHYPLTRGILFKKQIGAVKAVDGVSFGLARGETLGIVGESGCGKSTVARMLVNLERPTAGAISYKGEDITKLSGRALKAVRRNIQMVFQDPYTSLNPRMTVGDIIGEPFEIHPEAAPKGDRRRRVQELLDVVGLNPEYVNRYPHQFSGGQRQRIGIARGLALRPEVIVADEPVSALDVSVQAQVVNLLERLQDEFDLSYVFIAHDLSIVRHISDRVGVMYLGRVVETGTDAEIYDHPTHPYTQALLSAVPVPDPQARAHRERIILTGDVPSPANPPSGCRFRTRCWKAQQRCADEVPLLAVPQAFPEGPAAHPSACHFAAEKHVVPAEGELPPPPPPPGPLHGG
- the mshB gene encoding N-acetyl-1-D-myo-inositol-2-amino-2-deoxy-alpha-D-glucopyranoside deacetylase, whose translation is MNGLPARRLLLVHAHPDDESINNGLTMAKYAAEGAHVALVTCTLGEEGEVIPPSLAHLAADRDDALGAHRTGELAAAMAELGVTDHRFLGGPGRFRDSGMMGLPQNSRPGSFWSADVDEAAAHLVEVIRELRPQVLVTYDPDGGYGHPDHIQAHRVAMRAAELAAEGAYRRDLGEPHRIGKVYWNRVPRSAVEEGFARLREAGEKVPFPGVASPEDVPGVVPDERITAEITADERFVAAKAAAMRAHATQIAVDGPFFALSNDLAQPLFAQEFYELVQGAPGAGPGGREHDLFAGVEA
- a CDS encoding DUF6113 family protein, yielding MTRPWTAGRIALLAGLLVLGAVVGLAGWLVVDLWFPGGLVLAVLAAFGLFLGGRIADGSGLGVGAGAVGWFLAYVVVGTPRPEGDFLLGSSGIAMYAYLLGGTVAAVICATLSGPLHRPVQAAPSAE